The genomic stretch CCAGTTCACAGACCGCACCACGGCCAGTTATGGCGCCGCCAGTAAATGGAGCTGGGACTTTGGCGACGAAACCAGCAGCAGCGATATTTCTGCTGCGCAGCATCCCGGCTGGAAATATGGCAGCACCGGCCTTAAAACAGTGCGGCTGATAGTGGAAAGTAACAGGGGCTGTATTGATACTATTGTCAAAAATAATATTGAGGTCAAAGACCGGCCCACCATCACGCTGGCATTTGCGGATACGCTGATCTGCAGCAACCGGCCCGTGCAGGATACCCTGCAGCTGCATGCCAGCGGAACGGGCGTATTCAGCTGGACGCCGCTCACTGATATCCTGCATGCCAATACACCTGATCCGCTGGTATGGCCCGGCCAGACCACCACCTACCAGGTAACCTTAAACGAAAATGGCTGTGTCAATACCGCTGCAGTTACCGTTCGGACCATTGATCATGTGAGTTTAAATGCCGGACCAGACAGCACTATCTGCCTCACAGATACAGTCCGGCTGCAACCTGTTACCGATGCTTTATACTTCAGCTGGACCAGCAACCCGGCCAGCCCTATCAGCGATCCCGCTATCCGCAATCCGCTGGTGTCCCCTGTAAGCGCCAGCACCCGTTATACAGTGACCGGCTCCGTAGGCAAATGCGCCGCTACCGATTCCAGGGAACTGTTTGCAGTCCCTTATCCCATTGCCAATGCCGGTCCCGATACTACTATTTGCTTTGATGATACTGCCCGCCTGCATGGTTCTATGGTAGCATCCCGTTTTCTCTGGGCGCCGGCCAATACGCTCAGTTCCGTTGCCGTACTGGACCCGCTGGCCTTTCCCAGGCAGACCACCGCTTATATATTTCGGGTGAACGATGTGCTGGGCTGTCCCAAATCAGTGTATGATACAGTGATAGTAACGGTACGGCCCGAGATCCATGCTTTTGCCGGTAACGATACGTCCATCGTGGCCGGTCAGCCTTTGTTGCTGCAGGGCCGCGGCGCTGAATTCATTGAATGGACTCCTGCCAGTTACCTGAGCGATACCCGCAGCGCAGCCACCATCGCCTCCCTTCCGGATCATTTTACCTATACCATGCGTGCCTTTACCCAGGAAGGTTGCTTTGACCTGGATACCATCAATATCCGCGTGTTCAAAACAGCGCCGGATATTTATGTACCCAATGCTTTCCGGCCTTCAGGAACGCAGAACAACCTGCTGCGGCCTATCCCGGTAGGCATTTCCAGGATGGATTACTTCAGGGTATACAACCGCTGGGGTCAGCTGGTGTTCCAGACCACTGAACATGGTAAGGGTTGGGATGGCCGCCTCAATGGCCAGTTGCAGTCTACCGGCACCTTTGTATGGATGGTGCAGGGCACAGACTATACCGGTAAAACCATCAGCAAAAAAGGATCAGCCGTACTCATCCGCTAAGATTTTGTCTTACTGCCAGCACTTGTGTAGATTGCATCCACAAAATTTATGAGGGTATGTCAATAACAGCACTGATCACAGGCGCTACTTCCGGCTTTGGTAAAGCAATTGCACAGAAATTTGCCGCCAGCGGCTATAGGGTTATCATTACGGGGCGCAGAGCGGAACGACTGGAAGAGCTAAAAGCCTCGCTGGAAAAGGATTTCAAGGCAGCTGTATTGCCCCTCTGTTTTGATGTACGCAACAGGACCGCTGTTATGGATACCATCAGCCAGCTGCCCGAAGGCTGGCGCTCCATTGATGTACTGGTCAATAATGCCGGACTGGCCCTGGGCCGCGACTACTTTGATGAAGCCTCCCTGGACGACTGGGACACGATGATAGACACCAATGTCAAAGGCCTGCTCTATGTCAGCAAAGCCTGCCTGCCTTTTATGCTGCCCAATCAAAAAGGACATATCATCAATATCGGCTCCACTGCCGCCAAAGAAGTGTATGAAAAGGGTAATACCTATTGCGCTACCAAACATGCCGTGGAGTCCCTCTCCCAGGGCATGCGGATAGACCTGCTGCGCCATGGCATCAAGGTGACAGCCATCCATCCCGGAGCCGCCGATACGGAATTCTCCAATGTCCGCTTCAAAGGGGATGATAGCCAGGCCCGGAAGGTCTACGAAGGATACCAGCCCCTGGCGGCTGAAGATGTGGCAGACGTGGTTTTTTATACCACCACCCTGCCCGCCCATGTCTGTATCAACGACCTGGTCCTGACCTGCACCTCCCAGGCCAACTCCATTTACCTCCACAAAAAGGGATAAAATAACCCCATTCCGGCGGCCAATTCCCGCACGGAGACAAACACATTAAAACTATATTTAAAGTAATGGCAGTCTGGCATTTAACGTTGTTTTTCCCGGGGGATTTATTATTTTTGAATTGTACCTGAACATCCAAGAGATCCTTTTTAAAGCCGTTATTCGTATGCTAAGGAAAAGCCTATACAAGATCATTGTACCTGCATTGTTGTTGCTTAGTTCCAGCCAGCTCCGGGCTCAGGGGGATCTTATACGCCAGCAGAATTGTGATATCTCCGCTTATCAGCATGCTATAGACAGCCTTAAAACATTATTTGCCGAAAAGGGGTTTACAGTCCTCCGCGAAGCTTCCATGGCTATGGAAAGCGAATATGAAATGCCTATTGTGCTGCCCATGACGCAGAACACCTGGTACCAGTTCATATTTATCGGTGATCCTACTTCAAGGGTATATGAAGTCCGCATGTATGACTACAACGAGAAAGAAGTAGTGTATAAGAAGAATATGTGGGGAGATGTGGACGGCAATATTATCAGCTTTGACTATGTAGCCAAATTCTCCGAATACCATATCATTAAACCTGTACAGGTTAATAAGAAGAAGAAAAAGTTATGCGGCTACGTGCTGCTGCTGAAGAAAACCGGTCCTGGCGCCGGCGAAAAGGTTGTCACCAAACAACCCTGATCATTCTTTGTTAGCTGCCATCTAAGCTCCCCGCTTAAATAGCAATGTCATCCAGCTCTCCTGCATATAGTGACCTATACAGCTGCAGCCCGTTGCTGCCCACGCTCCAATATTTTTGGGACGAACCTAAGCTGCACGGATAGCAGGTAACTGCCGGACAGTGCTCCCGGGAGCGCCACTATACGGCTTACTGCAAGGCGATCCTGATCTGTACGCCTGCCCTTGTATTGGTGATGGGCGGTGAGGAGGAGATCTTCGGCGTTACTACCCGCTGTTCAAAATACAGCTTGATATTTACCCGGTTGCTGATCACATAATCCACCGAAGGATTCACCATGACCGTCTTGTTACCACTGGTAGGCAGGGCCTGTGTCTGGTCAAGCCGGCTATTGCTGGTGATATCATCCCGCACACTGAGGTCCAGCCGGAAGCTGGCATCATTCTCCAGGCGTTTGCCTTTCCATTTAATGAAGGAGAAAGCACCCCGCTTGCGATAACCCGCTCCAATGGTGAACTGGGTGGAGCGCATTTCCGCCAGCTGGTAATCGATCAGGCTCAGGGTGAGGGTCCTCGACTTCCGCAGCTCAAACTTGGCATTCACCTGGTTGGTGAAGGACATATCAATATTGATCAGCGGGGAGAACTCTTCCGAAATGGTGATATTGGGCACCAGGAAGTAGGGAATGAAGTTATTGGACGAATCTATAAAGCCGGGATAGCCGAAGCGGAGATCATCACGGAACAACAGGGCCGAGGTAAAACTGTTCATCCCCAGGGTGCTGGTATACCCGTGTTCAATGGTGAAATTGGTAAAGATCTTCTCCAGTGCTTTCAACCTGCTCAGACCGGTATAGTTGATGCGCCAGTTGGGTTTGGGCATAATACCGGAGAAGGGGTTGGAACGGATATTCGGGTTATTCTGTTTCACCAGGGCCACATCCTGCGGGTTCTTACCCGTATAGGCGGCTATGAAGGCCGGGATCAGCACATCCTGGGCATAACGGCTATACCCATTGTAATAACCATCCGACAGGAACTTCTCATTATCCGGCAGGGCCTGCCAGTAAGGGTTATTCTCTGCCAGCCGCTTGGAGAGAATGAGCCGGTAGTCCTGGAATTTGGTGAATATAGTAGAGACCTCATTCGGCTGCACTTTGGTGAAGAGGGTCTTGTAAGAAATAAAAGTGACGTTGAAACTACCTGCCGCATAAGGGTTCATCCGCGTAAAGTTCAGGCCGGAACCCGTGGTATCCTTGTACAGCTCGGAGTAGGTCTTACCAAATGTTTTCTCCAGGTTGATATCAATGGTCAGGTCGCGCACAGGGATCAGCTGCGCGTTGATGCGCAGGGTCTGCTGATAATCCTGCCGGTTCTGGAGGTTGAAATTGGAGTCAGCCGACAGCCATCCTTTCTGTGCAAAATTATTGATGAAGCTGGTATCAGGTTGTTTACCGAAGATAAAGGCCAGGCCAGGCGCACGAGAACGCAGGTTAACGCCCATGAGCTGGGTGCTATCCGTGTAGCCATAAATGGTAGCACTGGCATTTTCTGTATAATCTATCTTGATCCGCTTCAGCATAGTCAGCAAGCGGCCGGCGAATTTAATACTGGGATCCAGTTCCAGCGGCTGGCTGCGATCACGCTTCGGCTTACC from Candidatus Pseudobacter hemicellulosilyticus encodes the following:
- a CDS encoding PKD domain-containing protein; translation: MMRKFASLLCLLMGFSIPLMAAHIRGGEMYYQYLGPGSGSGSSRYLITLKLYIDCFQNSPGQLDNEVPFTIFDKATGQQVMNVRAPMVREQIIQYDPQSNPCITNAPLDVCYRLRYYSTEVTLNNSALGYMISFQRCCRIAGIQNLVAPSDNFGATYFCEIPGTNALPDAYRNSSPQFNPDDAIAVCFGSYFRFDFSAVDADRDPVTNQLSDSIVYVLCEGYTGGGPGRNSQGGSCFNCPSPDPAAPPNPATGTYTPISYRSPYTGSAPLGLNASIDPKTGLLTGIAPSVEGQYVVTACAYEYRRGVLINIHHKDIHIRVADCIPLAAALAPNYSFCDDLLVTFRNNQVNPPGTLHIWDFGDGSKRDTVAVIDGETLHPYATAGSYTVKLIVVLAGQCIDSTTTIANVWPGFKADFDITGSCILLPIQFTDRTTASYGAASKWSWDFGDETSSSDISAAQHPGWKYGSTGLKTVRLIVESNRGCIDTIVKNNIEVKDRPTITLAFADTLICSNRPVQDTLQLHASGTGVFSWTPLTDILHANTPDPLVWPGQTTTYQVTLNENGCVNTAAVTVRTIDHVSLNAGPDSTICLTDTVRLQPVTDALYFSWTSNPASPISDPAIRNPLVSPVSASTRYTVTGSVGKCAATDSRELFAVPYPIANAGPDTTICFDDTARLHGSMVASRFLWAPANTLSSVAVLDPLAFPRQTTAYIFRVNDVLGCPKSVYDTVIVTVRPEIHAFAGNDTSIVAGQPLLLQGRGAEFIEWTPASYLSDTRSAATIASLPDHFTYTMRAFTQEGCFDLDTINIRVFKTAPDIYVPNAFRPSGTQNNLLRPIPVGISRMDYFRVYNRWGQLVFQTTEHGKGWDGRLNGQLQSTGTFVWMVQGTDYTGKTISKKGSAVLIR
- a CDS encoding SDR family NAD(P)-dependent oxidoreductase, whose amino-acid sequence is MSITALITGATSGFGKAIAQKFAASGYRVIITGRRAERLEELKASLEKDFKAAVLPLCFDVRNRTAVMDTISQLPEGWRSIDVLVNNAGLALGRDYFDEASLDDWDTMIDTNVKGLLYVSKACLPFMLPNQKGHIINIGSTAAKEVYEKGNTYCATKHAVESLSQGMRIDLLRHGIKVTAIHPGAADTEFSNVRFKGDDSQARKVYEGYQPLAAEDVADVVFYTTTLPAHVCINDLVLTCTSQANSIYLHKKG